In one Methanobrevibacter arboriphilus genomic region, the following are encoded:
- a CDS encoding glycosyltransferase family 2 protein, with amino-acid sequence MVNYNGENFLEKCFNSIKNQSFQEFEIIFIDNNSIDNSIYFVNRFSEKLSQNIKVLKNKSNLGFSAAVNQGINHSSSEYILLLNNDIELDPNFILNIINCFKSYNNQNSNKNIFSVSSKMIQFNNRDLIDDAGDYYNIMGWTIKKGEGKDEKMYNNSYEIFSSCAGAALYKKSILDKIGLFDENFFAYMEDVDIGYRSLINGFKNVYCPNAIVYHIGSGSSGDKYNEFKIPLAARNNIWVIYKNMPWPQIILNIGFLAIGFLIKYIFFVRKGYGDLYLKGLKEGIKNRNKIKKIEFKRNNLKNYFKIQGRLIINTFKLIYK; translated from the coding sequence ATAGTAAATTATAATGGAGAAAATTTTCTTGAAAAATGCTTTAATTCTATTAAAAATCAAAGTTTTCAAGAATTTGAGATTATTTTCATTGATAATAATTCTATAGATAATAGTATTTATTTTGTAAATAGGTTTAGTGAAAAATTATCTCAAAATATCAAAGTACTGAAAAATAAGTCTAATTTAGGATTTTCCGCAGCTGTTAACCAAGGAATTAATCATTCGTCATCAGAATATATTTTATTACTTAATAATGATATAGAACTTGATCCAAATTTTATTTTAAATATAATAAATTGTTTTAAATCATATAATAATCAAAATTCCAATAAAAACATATTTTCTGTATCTTCAAAAATGATTCAATTTAACAATAGGGATTTAATTGACGATGCTGGGGATTATTATAATATAATGGGTTGGACTATTAAAAAAGGCGAAGGGAAAGATGAGAAAATGTATAATAATTCTTATGAAATTTTTTCATCATGTGCAGGTGCAGCATTATATAAAAAATCGATTTTAGATAAAATTGGGCTTTTTGATGAAAATTTTTTTGCATATATGGAAGATGTTGATATTGGATACAGGTCTTTAATTAATGGATTTAAAAATGTATATTGTCCAAATGCAATTGTTTATCATATTGGGAGTGGTTCAAGTGGAGATAAGTATAATGAATTTAAAATACCTTTAGCTGCTCGTAATAACATATGGGTTATATATAAAAATATGCCTTGGCCTCAAATAATACTAAATATAGGATTTTTAGCTATTGGATTTTTAATAAAATATATTTTTTTCGTTAGGAAAGGATATGGGGATTTATATCTAAAAGGCTTAAAAGAGGGAATAAAAAATAGGAATAAAATAAAAAAAATAGAATTTAAAAGAAATAACTTAAAAAATTATTTTAAAATTCAAGGGAGACTAATAATCAATACATTTAAACTTATTTACAAATGA
- a CDS encoding glycosyltransferase family 2 protein yields the protein MDLSIIIVNYKTYELTKNTIISVLETTESPYEIFLVDNNSQDGSYEKLKSYFSHFSNEASNGKINFIHNPTNQGFAAANNVAIKKSKGNFILLLNSDTIVKDDSIDDCLKFIKNHNDVGAVGCKILLPNGDLDKSCKRSFPNPKNSFYKLFGFNKIKNSNSDDYNLDHLDDNGIYEVDSLVGAFMLVRKVAINEVGLLDEDYFMYGEDIDWCYRIKSAGWKIIYYGKSEIIHYKGASSKKQKSKLIYEFYRAMYLFYNKNYDKKYSFFTRLLVYLGIIFLLTIKLFLNVFKK from the coding sequence ATGGATTTGTCAATAATAATTGTTAATTATAAGACTTATGAACTAACAAAAAATACAATTATTTCTGTTTTAGAAACAACAGAGTCACCTTATGAGATTTTCCTAGTTGACAATAATTCTCAAGATGGGAGTTATGAAAAATTAAAATCTTACTTTTCTCATTTTTCAAATGAAGCTTCGAATGGAAAGATAAATTTTATACATAATCCAACTAATCAAGGATTTGCTGCTGCTAATAATGTAGCTATTAAAAAATCTAAAGGGAACTTCATTCTTCTTTTAAATTCGGATACTATTGTAAAAGATGATTCAATCGATGATTGTTTAAAATTTATAAAGAATCATAATGATGTTGGGGCTGTTGGTTGTAAGATTCTTTTACCTAATGGTGACTTAGATAAATCTTGTAAACGTAGTTTTCCAAATCCTAAAAATTCTTTTTACAAGCTTTTTGGTTTTAATAAGATTAAAAATTCTAATTCTGATGATTATAATTTAGATCATCTTGATGATAATGGAATTTATGAAGTAGATAGCTTGGTTGGAGCGTTTATGCTTGTTAGAAAGGTAGCTATAAATGAAGTAGGTCTTTTAGATGAAGATTATTTTATGTATGGTGAAGATATTGATTGGTGCTATAGAATAAAAAGTGCTGGTTGGAAAATTATATACTATGGAAAATCTGAAATTATCCATTATAAAGGCGCAAGCAGTAAAAAACAAAAATCTAAGCTAATATATGAGTTTTATAGAGCTATGTATCTTTTTTATAATAAGAATTATGATAAGAAATACTCTTTTTTTACTAGATTATTGGTATATTTAGGTATAATCTTTCTTTTAACGATTAAATTATTTTTAAATGTTTTTAAGAAATGA
- a CDS encoding undecaprenyl-phosphate glucose phosphotransferase, with amino-acid sequence MIKQNQRLLNAILITTDALVVVLAFIAAWFLRFKTTIFGPLGGFLPFENYLLLALFIIPLYLIFYYFSGLYKPFRNQSNIISEATEIFKVNLMAFIILIALLFIIDEPNYSRKLIFVFASFSTVFAIIERAIFRSILKHIRSNDKNLKHILIVGDGELAIKFAKKIISKKYLGYSISGFLGSHHKIGHMIDGTNGASVIGSIGDLNDFLANNQYDRVIIAIPLKYYDNLTRLVDICENHGVKAEIIPDYYRYFPAKPSVDMIDELPIINIRYVPLDDALNRFMKKVSDIVISLIAIIITSPIMILTAIAIKISSPGPIIFKQERIGYQRKPFMMYKFRSMKVQDESEEKSEWTTEDDPRKTRIGDFIRRTSIDELPQFFNVLKGEMSVVGPRPERPFFVEKFRDEIPKYMVKHQVRPGLTGLAQVHGYRGNTSIKRRIEYDIEYVENWYFGLDILIMWKTILKGNKNAY; translated from the coding sequence ATGATAAAACAAAACCAAAGACTTTTAAATGCTATATTAATTACAACTGACGCTTTAGTGGTTGTTTTAGCATTTATTGCTGCTTGGTTTTTAAGATTTAAAACAACTATTTTTGGACCTTTGGGAGGATTTCTTCCATTTGAAAATTATTTGCTACTTGCACTTTTTATTATTCCATTGTATTTAATTTTTTACTATTTTTCAGGATTATATAAGCCTTTTAGAAATCAATCAAATATAATATCTGAGGCTACAGAGATTTTTAAAGTTAATTTAATGGCTTTTATTATTTTAATTGCATTATTATTTATTATAGATGAACCTAACTATTCAAGGAAGTTAATTTTTGTGTTTGCTTCTTTTAGTACTGTTTTTGCTATAATTGAAAGAGCAATATTTAGATCTATATTAAAACATATTAGATCCAATGATAAAAACCTTAAACATATTTTAATTGTTGGGGATGGGGAGTTAGCTATTAAATTTGCTAAAAAAATCATATCTAAGAAATATTTAGGTTATTCTATTAGTGGATTTTTAGGTTCTCATCATAAAATTGGGCATATGATTGATGGAACTAATGGGGCTTCTGTTATTGGATCAATAGGTGATTTAAATGATTTTTTAGCTAATAATCAATATGATAGGGTTATAATAGCTATTCCTCTTAAATATTATGATAATTTGACTAGGTTGGTGGATATTTGTGAAAATCATGGTGTAAAAGCTGAGATAATTCCTGATTATTATAGATATTTCCCTGCAAAGCCTTCTGTAGACATGATTGATGAATTACCTATTATAAATATTCGTTATGTACCTTTAGATGATGCTTTAAATAGATTTATGAAAAAAGTCTCTGATATTGTGATATCTTTAATTGCTATTATTATAACTTCTCCTATAATGATTTTAACAGCTATTGCTATTAAAATAAGTTCTCCAGGCCCTATTATTTTTAAACAAGAAAGAATTGGATATCAAAGAAAGCCTTTTATGATGTACAAGTTTAGAAGTATGAAAGTACAGGATGAATCTGAAGAGAAATCTGAATGGACTACTGAAGATGATCCTAGAAAAACTCGAATTGGGGACTTTATTAGAAGAACTAGTATTGATGAGTTGCCTCAGTTTTTCAATGTTTTAAAAGGTGAAATGAGTGTTGTTGGTCCTAGACCTGAAAGACCTTTTTTTGTAGAGAAGTTTAGAGATGAAATTCCAAAGTACATGGTAAAACATCAAGTTAGACCAGGACTCACTGGATTGGCTCAAGTACATGGGTATAGAGGAAACACTTCTATTAAAAGGCGTATTGAGTATGATATTGAGTATGTAGAAAATTGGTATTTTGGTTTAGATATTTTAATCATGTGGAAAACGATTTTGAAAGGTAATAAGAATGCTTATTAA
- a CDS encoding OB-fold nucleic acid binding domain-containing protein, with the protein MDNEIIEEYNKIKDKISEEEFLEKMNEKKKDYKDISFMSDVDIARTVVGEYINEKNEHRSESQEHAMDKISKLESGAQNLSVIGRVMGISNPKVFTSRKGKDGKLANLKIADDTGEIRVVLWTENIKLLKNFNEGDVIQINRVDIKDGYQSGTKEIHLQPRSTINVLDSNDYHNFPEYEEIITPIDEITPDTTVNIIARLIRVPKIRSYEKNGKEGKVTSLELQDKTGKISYTLWNKDTGLINSLDIKEGDSLKILGASARERNGEVSLSHWDGRIVKGDFEVPEYEDKILKIAEVQEMKDVTLLGIVTKIQDTIEFDRADGSKGAVKSIEVADDTGSIRVTLWGDDTKLNINKGDIIKITGGNIEFDEYTETGYRVNTNWNTQIITNPDEDNSLIDLLKDYQSQLGPIKVEVVQEIEEDGEEVDVLGRIITMHDPREFQRDDGTTGLVRSGDLADETGVVRLSFWDEKAQNNFEPGNAFLIENARTRMGLYSVELNIGKTARIIKLDEDETGDLPSFSELEDMIYVPKKIDELEEDDSNIRVLARVIDIQDVNEFQRQDGTPGLVRNIEIGDDTGIIRTTLWNEQANNPYEVGDALKIENPRVTFRNDNLELSISNNTKIIKAKDDELDKLPSFEELEEILYQSKNIVDLEDDDRNIKIQGALGDTFGNNILSARCPSCNNRLDQIDDEYVCDYCGEDVEKPRYLLMIPARIEDDTGEISITFFGKLAEKLLGMTTDEAAEIVEESADEGVLEGKVENLAGLSIKIIADVNFDEYNEEIRLNPKKIISTEL; encoded by the coding sequence ATGGATAATGAAATAATAGAAGAATATAACAAAATTAAAGATAAAATCTCTGAAGAAGAATTTTTAGAGAAAATGAATGAAAAAAAGAAAGATTATAAGGATATAAGCTTTATGAGTGATGTTGACATTGCTCGGACTGTTGTAGGGGAATATATCAATGAAAAAAATGAACATAGGTCTGAAAGTCAAGAACATGCAATGGATAAAATATCTAAATTAGAATCTGGAGCTCAAAATTTAAGTGTAATTGGTAGAGTAATGGGTATTTCAAATCCAAAAGTTTTCACAAGTCGTAAAGGGAAAGATGGAAAACTAGCTAATTTAAAAATAGCTGATGATACTGGAGAAATAAGGGTAGTTTTATGGACTGAAAACATAAAATTATTAAAAAATTTTAATGAAGGAGATGTTATTCAAATAAACAGAGTCGATATTAAAGACGGCTATCAATCTGGAACTAAAGAAATTCATTTACAGCCACGTTCAACAATAAATGTTTTAGATAGTAATGATTATCATAATTTTCCAGAATATGAGGAAATAATAACTCCTATAGATGAAATTACCCCAGATACCACTGTAAATATTATTGCAAGACTAATAAGAGTTCCTAAAATTAGAAGCTATGAGAAAAATGGAAAAGAGGGTAAAGTAACTTCTTTAGAACTACAAGATAAAACTGGAAAAATTAGTTATACATTATGGAATAAAGATACTGGTTTAATAAACAGCTTGGATATTAAAGAAGGAGATTCTTTAAAAATATTAGGTGCTTCTGCTAGAGAAAGAAATGGTGAAGTATCTTTGTCTCATTGGGATGGAAGAATAGTTAAAGGGGATTTTGAAGTTCCAGAATATGAGGATAAAATCTTAAAAATTGCTGAAGTTCAGGAAATGAAAGATGTGACATTACTTGGAATTGTCACTAAAATTCAAGATACTATAGAATTTGATAGAGCTGATGGTTCTAAAGGGGCCGTTAAATCTATTGAGGTAGCTGATGATACAGGTTCTATCCGAGTAACTCTTTGGGGTGATGATACTAAATTAAACATCAATAAGGGAGATATTATTAAAATTACTGGTGGAAACATTGAATTTGATGAATATACTGAAACTGGTTATAGGGTTAATACTAATTGGAACACTCAAATAATAACTAATCCCGATGAAGATAATAGTTTAATCGATCTTTTAAAAGATTATCAATCACAATTAGGACCAATTAAAGTTGAAGTTGTTCAAGAAATTGAGGAAGATGGTGAAGAGGTCGATGTTCTTGGTAGAATTATAACCATGCATGATCCAAGAGAGTTTCAAAGAGATGATGGTACTACTGGTTTAGTTAGATCTGGAGATTTAGCTGATGAAACAGGTGTTGTTAGGTTATCTTTTTGGGATGAAAAAGCTCAAAATAATTTTGAACCTGGAAATGCTTTTCTAATTGAGAATGCAAGGACTCGAATGGGTCTTTATTCAGTGGAACTTAATATAGGAAAAACTGCAAGAATTATAAAATTAGATGAAGATGAAACTGGTGATTTACCTTCTTTTTCAGAACTTGAAGATATGATTTATGTTCCTAAAAAAATTGATGAATTGGAAGAAGATGATTCTAATATAAGAGTTTTAGCAAGAGTTATTGATATTCAAGATGTGAATGAATTCCAGAGACAAGATGGAACTCCTGGTTTAGTTAGAAATATTGAAATTGGTGATGATACTGGAATTATAAGAACTACTCTTTGGAATGAACAAGCAAATAATCCTTATGAAGTTGGAGATGCGTTAAAAATTGAAAATCCAAGGGTAACTTTTAGAAATGATAATCTTGAGTTAAGTATTAGTAATAACACTAAAATAATTAAGGCAAAAGATGATGAATTAGATAAATTACCTTCTTTTGAAGAATTGGAAGAAATTTTATATCAATCTAAAAACATTGTTGACTTAGAGGATGATGATAGAAATATTAAGATTCAAGGGGCATTGGGTGATACTTTTGGTAATAATATTCTTTCTGCTAGATGTCCTAGTTGTAACAATAGATTAGATCAAATTGATGATGAATATGTTTGTGATTATTGTGGAGAAGATGTTGAAAAGCCAAGATATCTTTTGATGATTCCTGCTAGGATAGAGGATGATACTGGGGAAATTTCTATCACATTTTTTGGTAAATTAGCTGAAAAACTTCTTGGAATGACTACTGATGAAGCAGCAGAGATTGTTGAAGAAAGTGCTGATGAAGGTGTTTTAGAAGGAAAAGTTGAAAATTTAGCAGGTCTCAGTATTAAAATTATCGCTGATGTTAATTTTGATGAATATAATGAAGAAATTAGATTAAATCCTAAAAAAATTATTTCTACAGAATTATAG
- the radA gene encoding DNA repair and recombination protein RadA has product MVELEDLPSVGEKTAQKLRDAGFADMMRLATATAKELAVKAEIGEGVAEKVIEAARKAESIDFETAYDVMERRRDVGRITVGSEAFNELIGGGIETQSITEVFGEFGSGKSQISHELAVTVQLPRDRGGLDGECVFIDTENTFRPERIEQISDGFELDHEEVLQKIHIARAFNSAHQILMADKINELIQNGSNIKLVIVDSLMAHFRAEYVGRESLATRQQKLNQHLHALQNIANTYNVAVFITNQVQARPDAFFGSPTKAIGGHVLGHASTYRIWLKKGLAGKRIARLVDSPHLPEGECVFKITSDGIVD; this is encoded by the coding sequence ATGGTAGAACTTGAAGATTTGCCTAGTGTTGGGGAAAAAACCGCACAAAAATTAAGAGACGCTGGTTTTGCGGATATGATGAGATTAGCTACGGCTACTGCAAAGGAATTAGCTGTAAAAGCAGAAATTGGAGAAGGTGTTGCTGAAAAAGTTATTGAAGCAGCTAGAAAAGCAGAATCTATTGATTTTGAAACTGCATATGATGTTATGGAAAGAAGACGTGATGTTGGAAGAATTACAGTTGGAAGTGAAGCTTTTAATGAGTTAATTGGGGGAGGAATTGAAACTCAATCTATTACAGAAGTTTTTGGTGAGTTTGGGTCTGGTAAAAGTCAAATTTCTCACGAATTAGCTGTAACTGTTCAACTTCCAAGAGATCGTGGTGGACTTGATGGAGAATGTGTTTTTATCGATACTGAGAATACTTTCCGTCCAGAAAGAATCGAACAAATTTCTGATGGTTTTGAACTTGATCATGAAGAGGTTTTACAAAAAATTCATATAGCTAGGGCTTTTAATTCTGCTCATCAAATTTTAATGGCAGATAAAATTAATGAATTGATCCAAAATGGATCAAATATAAAATTAGTAATTGTTGATTCATTAATGGCTCATTTTAGAGCAGAATATGTAGGAAGAGAATCATTAGCAACAAGACAACAAAAATTAAATCAACATTTGCATGCTCTTCAAAATATAGCTAATACTTACAATGTGGCTGTTTTCATTACTAATCAGGTTCAAGCAAGACCAGATGCTTTCTTTGGTAGCCCAACAAAAGCAATTGGAGGGCATGTTTTAGGGCATGCTTCTACTTATAGAATTTGGCTTAAAAAAGGTCTAGCCGGTAAAAGAATTGCTCGTTTAGTTGATTCTCCTCATTTACCAGAAGGTGAATGTGTATTTAAAATTACTAGTGATGGTATTGTTGATTAA